The segment TACGCGTCCGCCTCGAAAAGAGCTTTGAACCCAAATGTGAAGGCTGAAGGCCGATTAGAGGATTGCAACTTCGGCTCATGATGTTCTAATGATCGTTAGATAGAAAGCCCGATTCTGTTTGACCAAAAATAAACttattaaaaaaactaaaattaataattatgttATCAATTGACATAGCTATTATTACTAATCTAAGAATACGTGAGTTTAAGTTCACTAAAActcattatcctcctatttattggTTGAGGAATGCCTATGAATAGTTTTAGTTATTGTGTCAAAAAGAATAGATATTATcagaatttataataaaattgttaaaagaACAATTGTATTATAAACTAAATGAACTAAGAAAAAATAGTTgaatcaatttttatattttgggcGAATTTTTTCTTAACCTAAACCgaaaaaaaatttggaaaacttACAATAAGAAATTAAAGTAGCCCTAAAACTAGTCGGGCATTATACCACCTACACTCGGAAAGAAAAACCTAGAAGAttgaatgttttaatgttttataattacattaattttgGTCAGTATTGGACTTTCGGTATATCTTAAaagttgttaattttgttaattgatGTTTATCGCATTGTTGTTATATAAATGTgtaaatttcatttatatatctattttctAGTTTTcctaatttttctttatttttcagaatttttaacatttcattaattaaatagATAATCGGATATATTAAACTatttaagttaaaattaaaaatttaatcaatACAATTTTAAATTTTGCTCTTATAACTAATCCTTATTATAAACAAAATATCAAAGTCAAGGGTatggtttaattttatttttagttttagtttttttaataGAACAATCACCTATCTACGTAGAGTTATTTTAAAAGGTAAAAAAATTTTCTGACTTATTTGAATCAATAAGAGCAGGGACATAGCCAGGGGCTGGCATGGGCCgcccccctaaaatgaaaattttcattttagactcttgaaaatttttaaaaattttaaattagtaaaggtaaaattagaCATTGGccccttttaaaattataaaaattcaatttaatcatttataaattataaaaatataaattataaaaaattaaaattttatccaaccccccctaaaaaaattttctgccTTCGCCGTTAAATAAGAGTTAAAATCTCTTTGGAGTGAGTAAAAAatttgtaagttttttttttatttttcagagcAAACTTAGCTAAGCAATCTGCAACCTAATTATGCTCTTTAAAAATATAGCGCAAGAGTCACTGACCTTGTTAAGATAAAATTCGTTGTATCCTTCTAATTAAGGCCGAGTTCAATATATTAGAAACACTTTCTTATAAAACTTTTACAACTTTCAAACTACGATTGAACTATCACCTTATCATAACCTCCACGTTAGATAAACTTAAAACTTGATTCAATTTTATTCTTTATTATAAAAGCATTAACAGAAATACGAAACTCAAAAGACATAATTAAAGTTTATCGGAGACTAATTAGATTCGAGTACGTTATTCTAATCGATAGGATTGAATATTCCGGAAGAAAGATATCCTGCAAACTAATAATTCCAGTCAACGTAATATATCAATCTTAAAATCCTTCCTGCTACTAATTATCCTAAATTAACATTTCCACATTCAAATAACTTACAAACCTAACGCTATACCGAAGAATATTTCAATATATACTGCCATTGAAGATTTCAATAAACTGACTGAGCCTAGTTGAAATTCCAGTTGAAGAAAAAAATTCAGTCatggaaaaaaaaaggggatcGAACTTGGTGGTTTTTCCTTATTATTGGATTCACGTATGCTGCAGTTtgatttttaatttcatttttgtttatctaaaataaataaataaatgcgtATAATTTTTTATTGTCTCCATcccagaaaataataataattcattttaatccATACATAATGCTCGCTCACAACAAAATAATAAACGTCATTAAAAGGAAAAACTCTAGAAAATTGAAAATTCATATCTTTGAACAGCGATTACTTTCTATATTATCTCTGAGGTAGGCCCCACCACCTACCAGAAATATTCAAAACAATCTTAGCCGTCAGATCAAAACTACACTTTGATTCCCATGAATCTGTGTTCCTGTATATCATGTCCCCTTGCACTTCCACCTCCCCCTTCTTCTTCAATGACTTGTTGAGCTCCCAAGCTATATTGCCTGCGCGCTTCATTCCCTATTAATTGTCGTTGTTTTCTAAGAATGTCGGTGGATCTGATGAGATATCCAAAGGTGGATGATCAGATGACCATACAAGAGGTTGCAGCACAAGGCTTGAAGAGCATGGAGCACCTGATCCGCCTCCTTTCTCACCAGTCAAACCACGTCGAGTGCACCGACGTCGCCGGCCTTACCGTCTCTAAGTTCAAAAAGGTCATCAAACTACTCGATCGAACCGGGCACGCCAGGTTCAGACGCGGACCGATTCACTCGTCATCTTCCCCATCAACATCCTCTGCTTCACTCACTATTCCTGATTCACACAAGGATCTCACTCTATATTCGGTTCCTATTGCAACACCGGTGACCAGAAATCCACCAACGGTTTCAGATCCGATTAGTTTCGTTCAATCGCAAGCACCGTGTTTGACTCTCGACTTTACAAAACCTAACTGTTTTAACTCCACCACTCGAAGTACTGAGTTAGAGTTTACGAAAGACAGTTTCAGCATTTCTTCGAACTCTTCTTTTATGTCTTCTGCCATCACCGGGGATGGCAGCGTTTCAAACGGGAAGAAAGCGTCCTCTCTATTTTTGACTCTGGAACCAGCCGCTTCCGCGGAAAAACCAGCGCTATCCTCCGCTCCATACAAGAAGAGGTGCCACGAACATAACCACTCCGATACCATCTCCGGATCCGGCAACGGCAAGTGCCATTGCTCAAAGCGAAGGTGATACTTCCATTTTTCTAGTTATTTTAATCTACATGGCGTACTTTATTAGTCAACTTTAGCTTTTGACTTTATTGGATAGCGTAAGAAAGTTGAATAATTCAATCGATTTTGCGAGTCATTAAACCGAGTGGGGACTAAAACGTCTGGGTAGAGGCGTAGAGCTGGACTCCTCTCAATTTTCGGGAGTTTTTGTTCAACGTTGGTGGGCGTTGACCagcatcaaaatttcaaattttggtaaatatattatttatagaaGACTTTTCTGTCTTATTAGGTTGTTTTGAAACCTCTGTACACGACTCACCATAGCGCTTTAAATGAGTGATAGGAAATCCAAAATACTATTCACATTTCACATCACTGTATCATGAATAATTATTTATTAGTAACATTTTGTAACAATTGTTAAGTCCATGTGTTCTTCAATATTTCAGGAAAAATAGGGTGAAGAAAGTAATCAGAGTTCCGGCCATCAGTTCGAAGATCGCCGATATTCCAGCTGACGAATATTCTTGGAGGAAATACGGGCAAAAGCCGATCAAAGGCTCGCCATACCCACGGTAACTACTGTAGTCTTCAATCTTCAACTTGTTATCACTAGATTATAAATCGGGTGACACGGCATTTCTAGGATTCCttctgattttgagttttgtgatgactTTTTCAGGGGATATTATAAATGCAGTGCCTTCCGTGGCTGCCCCGCCAGGAAACACGTGGAGCGAGACTCGGATGATCCCTCTATGTTGATTGTAACATACGAATGGGAGCACCGACACTCTGAACCCGCGATGGAGAAGAACATGGTTCCTGCCGAGGGATTGGTTTCCGAGTCGACGAGATAAActcatattaaatatttaaaccaagaaagtaaaaataataataataaaaagatgtAGACTTTTGTAATACTTTGTAGTTGAGGGGGCTGTACGCAAATTTGTTATGGTTTGTCTCCCAAACGAAAAAATAGTCTAGTTGAAATTGCGCCATGTGCGTTTTATTCTTTAttccttaaaatgaaattagaAATTGATTAAATCGCTTATTCTTGTTGAATGACAATTGCGCCATTGTGTGTTTGTTTAATTTCAACATTGGTGATGAAATGAGGTTATGTGCGAGTGAATATGAGATGGTAACGGAAGATTGGGAGTGGGGTATAAAATATAGGTTAGCTGAGCCACTCCCTTAATGGCAAAGGACATGACATGTGAGTATGTCAATGAAAGTGGTATTAGTGGTTTTTCTCATAATAGATTTGATCCTCGAAGTGTGAAGCTTAATTGTATGGCCTTCTTCCATTTTAGCTTTTTAGCAATTATTGTGTTACATATAGGTGGTTGGTGAGGCAGGCGGGTTCAGTTTAGTTAGCGCCACGGCTAGGGAGGAAAGTGTGGCTCTCAAGTTTTGGAGAACTATAGCATTTCTCTCAACCTCTCTTCTAGTTTGAATACGTCACAACAATCTCACATCATATGAGCATGACCGATGATGAAAGCATAAACACCGAAACTAGGGACAATGAACAGCACTTGCAAAATCTATGTAAAGAAGATAATAAAAGGAAATATCAGGCCACTTGAAATTAATATTGTATTGTTTCTTTCAGAAGTTAATGGTAAGTAATGGAATATTCAAATGTGCGTGCATGAAGGGCAGTCTGTTGGATGACTTTACGAATGTGCCTCTTTTCATAGGACCATAAAGTTAGAAAGGAGACACAATTGCAGTTTGGCAAGGCAAGCACTAAATTCAACGGGGACTTAATTCCCGCAATGTTGTATAGGGCAGCAGCCTGTTGTCTCCAAAAGAGCCACCACCAATCTTTGCTTTTTATTCGAGCGGCCAGTCTTTTGGCTGTTTGATGCTTCCTCCTTCTACCTTCGGTGGCTTTTCTCCTACCCCTGTGAGCGAGATGGAATACTCGGAGGTGCGGTGGTGAAGATCTCGATAGGGGTTGCTCATGGCTTTGCATTTTTCCAGCGGCCTGATCTCCATGTTCTAGTAAGAAATAATAAAGGAGAAAATCTTATCCTTTCAGGCATTGTTTATTTCTTTaggatttaattatttttaatttatgcccAAGCTACAAAAACTATTTTGTAGCCAAAATCAACAAGAAAGCCAGCTGCAGCCATGGCCGTGGGAGAATAATATTCATGGGCCGGTTTCGAACTtatgaaatttatatataataatcgATCCATTTCAAAACCATTTATATGATCACTGTTTAAGCGACACGATCATATGTTTCAACTCACAATCTGTGGTCGACGATATTGGTCAATCAGTGACAAATTGTATAGTTCAAAAGGATACCGTTAACATTTTGATAACAAATTTCGATAGAGAAACTATAACCATTATATTATTTTCTGCTGTGATGTGCAAACTataaggcttttttttttttttggcggaCTAAGTGGAAACAGattctaattatatttatatccCTGCACGTCGTGTTAAAAAACAATCAAGTCAATATTTCTGATTGAATAATAACGCTATTAATAATTAATGTCACCACCTTGGAAGTTGGATCATCTTCGACCACCACGTGCTACTATGTCCATTAGTTATGCT is part of the Gossypium arboreum isolate Shixiya-1 chromosome 5, ASM2569848v2, whole genome shotgun sequence genome and harbors:
- the LOC108471272 gene encoding probable WRKY transcription factor 17 gives rise to the protein MSVDLMRYPKVDDQMTIQEVAAQGLKSMEHLIRLLSHQSNHVECTDVAGLTVSKFKKVIKLLDRTGHARFRRGPIHSSSSPSTSSASLTIPDSHKDLTLYSVPIATPVTRNPPTVSDPISFVQSQAPCLTLDFTKPNCFNSTTRSTELEFTKDSFSISSNSSFMSSAITGDGSVSNGKKASSLFLTLEPAASAEKPALSSAPYKKRCHEHNHSDTISGSGNGKCHCSKRRKNRVKKVIRVPAISSKIADIPADEYSWRKYGQKPIKGSPYPRGYYKCSAFRGCPARKHVERDSDDPSMLIVTYEWEHRHSEPAMEKNMVPAEGLVSESTR